Within Sphingomonas piscis, the genomic segment GGCGGTGTGGTGCACGGCCCGCGCATCTTTGCGCAACCGACCTGTCACCACCGCCCGGAGGTGATCGGCGGCCTGGGCGAAGAAGAGTCGAGCGCGCTCCTACGGAGCTTCTTCGAGAGCCGTCGTTAGCGCCTTGTGAATCTAACTACCCACAGTTTAATAGATCAGGCGCCTATGGCCGAACCGCTCCTTCCTTTTCCCTGGACAGCACTTCTCCTGGTTATTGCCCTCGCCGGCGTGAACGGCGTGCTGTCGATGAGCGAACTGGCGATCGTTTCCGCGCGTGACGCGCGGCTGAAGGCGATGGTCAAAAACGGCAAAAGAAGCGCGCAGGTCGCGCTTAACCTGGCCGCGGAACCAGGCCGCTTTCTTTCCACCGTTCAGATCGGAATAACCCTGATCGGCGTCCTGAATGGCGTGTTTTCCGGTGCCAAGCTTGGCAACCCGGTCGCACAACGGCTCGTGTTGGCCGGTCTGGACACCGACACCGCCGAGACCTTGGGGATTGGCTTGGTCGTTCTGTTCACCACCTACATTTCGCTTGTGATCGGCGAATTGGTCCCGAAACAATTCGCGCTTCGCTCGCCCGAAGTGATCGCAGTTCTCGTTGCCCGGCCCATGCTTTGGCTGTCCAAGGCCACCGCGCCCTTCGTATGGCTGCTCGACCGGAGCAGCTCCCTGATCTTCCGGGTGCTCGGCCTCAACCGTGAGGCGGAGAATGCCGTCACTGCCGAGGAACTCCACTTGGTAGTGGCCGAGGCGCAGACCGCCGGCGTGCTGGAAGAAAGTGAGCGGGCGATCATCTCAGGCATCGTTCGGCTTGCCGACCGGCCGGTGCGCGAGGTGATGACGCCGCGGACCGATGTCGACTGGATCGATGTGTCGCTGAACGAGGAAGGAATTCGCGCCGCACTCGCGCAAACACCGCACAGCCGAATTCCGGTGGTGGATGGATCGGTCGAGAACATCGTCGGCG encodes:
- a CDS encoding hemolysin family protein, with amino-acid sequence MAEPLLPFPWTALLLVIALAGVNGVLSMSELAIVSARDARLKAMVKNGKRSAQVALNLAAEPGRFLSTVQIGITLIGVLNGVFSGAKLGNPVAQRLVLAGLDTDTAETLGIGLVVLFTTYISLVIGELVPKQFALRSPEVIAVLVARPMLWLSKATAPFVWLLDRSSSLIFRVLGLNREAENAVTAEELHLVVAEAQTAGVLEESERAIISGIVRLADRPVREVMTPRTDVDWIDVSLNEEGIRAALAQTPHSRIPVVDGSVENIVGVIQTRDLLDAVLEGRPLDLRALSRDAPVIPDLMDAMDALAVLRQADVPLALVHDEYGHFDGIVTPGSILAALAGAFAHDVDDETDPPLVEREDGSWLVSGASSADLLVDRLGMQMPDDRDFSTVAGFALSVLKRIPTVGERFDHEGWQFEVVDMDGRKIDKVIAQPPRSGRRDKGAVTAGIES